A single window of Methanomassiliicoccaceae archaeon DNA harbors:
- a CDS encoding magnesium transporter CorA family protein: MYEIYGMVDGRAVMIDEIKDNVWINMIRPTEEEIIEVSTKLKVSRDCITAALDDEEGSRLEMQNDYSLILIDAPATEIRNQREEYTTYPLSITITSNAIVTVCLQNIFAISSLMNGKVKPINTINVEKHTRFALQILFRVALQYQNHLKLIEKKRMAIEASIRNSTQRNDLFELHELESNLVYFKTSLSMNLSVIDRLSKQFKFITEPDDRDLMDDVTIETDQALDMTMTYSEIIKGTRQLVESDINNSLASVMKFLTSITLVISIPTMLSGIFGMNFSFIPLSGYEWGFWAIIIFMVVSVVFGIEYLRRRNLWR, encoded by the coding sequence ATGTACGAGATCTATGGAATGGTTGACGGTCGCGCGGTCATGATCGACGAGATAAAAGACAATGTATGGATCAACATGATCAGACCGACGGAAGAGGAGATCATCGAGGTGAGCACAAAGCTGAAAGTGAGCAGGGACTGTATCACGGCGGCCCTGGATGACGAAGAAGGCTCCAGGCTCGAGATGCAGAACGATTATTCGCTTATATTGATCGACGCTCCTGCAACGGAGATCAGGAACCAACGCGAGGAGTATACCACTTATCCGCTGTCCATCACCATAACGTCCAACGCAATAGTGACGGTGTGTTTGCAGAACATCTTCGCCATAAGCTCGCTGATGAACGGTAAAGTAAAGCCGATCAACACGATAAATGTTGAAAAGCACACCCGATTCGCCCTGCAGATACTGTTCAGGGTCGCTCTTCAGTACCAGAACCACCTCAAACTCATCGAGAAGAAACGTATGGCCATCGAGGCATCGATAAGGAACAGCACCCAGCGTAACGACCTGTTCGAACTGCACGAGCTGGAGTCCAACCTGGTATACTTCAAGACGTCTCTCAGCATGAACCTCTCGGTGATCGACAGGCTCAGCAAACAGTTCAAATTCATTACGGAACCCGATGACCGCGACCTAATGGACGACGTGACAATCGAGACCGATCAGGCCCTAGACATGACCATGACGTACAGCGAGATCATCAAAGGTACGCGCCAGTTGGTGGAATCCGATATCAACAACTCGCTGGCCAGCGTTATGAAGTTCCTGACGTCCATAACACTCGTGATATCGATACCCACCATGCTCTCCGGGATATTCGGAATGAACTTCTCCTTCATTCCCCTCTCGGGATACGAATGGGGATTCTGGGCGATCATCATATTTATGGTAGTGTCGGTAGTTTTCGGAATAGAATATCTGCGCAGACGTAATCTGTGGAGATGA
- a CDS encoding site-2 protease family protein, with the protein MSEGFGISIIWIIIILLAVLYVPIFVWVWRSPKAAELGLSVRGPMVMYRTNMGQKLMGSIGSHRRLCGAFAAISSVISIVLMAVMIFFMANAVINLPYAFTSSGTASFVSAGLNMTQFIVFGVIALVVSMVIHEFAHGVQSRANGIRVESAGLMYAVVPLGAFVEMNEEDTEKASLRSKMSVFSAGISINFAVAVVSFLIFAVLMLGSVGTAAGVSDDGAGVYGVTADSPADDAGIPAGAVITMIDDVPVTASEYMGYFTLSLEEDYGSVTHTVTYLTEDGEHTAEMMLGLYVSFVSSDSPASSAGLPNNIIINNISTGSESYTITGIRDFRDFISGSEQGQEVTISYTVLSDGSSESKTLTLGNNNGVGYIGIGVTYSGISFLTPGYIMGTASDPTFGSTGLTDGIQTLLSYPFIAWSGFSPVPENCQWWFDAPGGEIFWIVAAFFYWMFWVNILLGITNALPAIPFDGGFLFKGWVTQLLNRLNYKDQKARDAMAENVTRAVSGLMIFLLILVIVAIMF; encoded by the coding sequence GTGTCCGAGGGATTTGGCATCAGCATTATCTGGATTATCATTATTCTGCTCGCCGTTCTGTATGTACCCATCTTTGTCTGGGTCTGGCGTTCGCCTAAGGCCGCAGAGCTCGGGCTTTCGGTCCGTGGCCCGATGGTGATGTACAGAACGAATATGGGCCAGAAGCTTATGGGAAGCATCGGGTCCCACCGCAGGCTGTGCGGTGCGTTCGCGGCGATATCCAGTGTAATTTCGATAGTGCTGATGGCCGTGATGATATTCTTCATGGCGAATGCGGTCATCAACCTGCCTTATGCGTTCACATCCTCCGGGACCGCCTCTTTCGTGTCGGCCGGGCTCAATATGACCCAGTTCATTGTTTTCGGAGTGATCGCACTGGTCGTTTCGATGGTAATTCACGAATTCGCCCACGGCGTTCAGTCAAGGGCGAACGGCATCCGTGTCGAGTCCGCCGGACTGATGTATGCCGTGGTGCCTCTCGGTGCATTCGTCGAGATGAACGAAGAAGATACCGAGAAAGCGTCTCTTCGCAGTAAGATGAGCGTATTTTCTGCCGGAATTTCGATCAATTTCGCTGTCGCTGTCGTTTCGTTCCTCATATTTGCAGTATTGATGCTGGGCTCGGTCGGGACGGCCGCGGGCGTCTCCGACGACGGTGCAGGCGTCTACGGCGTGACCGCGGACTCACCTGCCGATGATGCGGGCATACCGGCCGGTGCGGTGATAACGATGATCGACGATGTGCCTGTTACCGCCAGCGAGTACATGGGATACTTCACTCTGTCCCTGGAGGAGGATTACGGCAGTGTTACGCATACCGTGACCTATCTCACAGAAGACGGGGAACATACCGCCGAAATGATGCTGGGCCTTTACGTGTCATTCGTGTCGTCAGATTCTCCCGCTTCATCGGCGGGACTTCCGAACAACATCATTATCAACAACATCTCAACAGGGTCGGAGTCCTATACAATTACCGGGATCAGGGATTTCAGAGACTTCATTTCGGGCTCCGAGCAGGGCCAGGAAGTGACGATATCATACACCGTTCTGAGCGACGGCTCGTCCGAAAGCAAGACGCTCACGCTTGGGAACAACAACGGCGTCGGATACATAGGGATCGGGGTCACCTACAGCGGTATCAGCTTCCTTACTCCCGGATACATTATGGGGACGGCTTCCGATCCCACTTTCGGGTCGACGGGCCTTACCGACGGCATACAGACATTGCTCAGTTATCCGTTCATCGCGTGGAGCGGGTTCTCTCCCGTCCCGGAAAACTGCCAATGGTGGTTCGACGCCCCCGGAGGAGAAATTTTCTGGATCGTCGCAGCATTTTTCTACTGGATGTTCTGGGTAAACATCCTCTTGGGAATAACGAATGCCCTCCCGGCGATCCCCTTCGATGGAGGATTCCTGTTCAAAGGATGGGTCACCCAGCTGCTCAACAGGCTGAATTACAAGGATCAAAAGGCCAGGGACGCCATGGCTGAAAACGTCACGCGCGCGGTATCGGGCCTCATGATATTCTTATTAATACTAGTTATCGTTGCTATCATGTTCTAA
- a CDS encoding 6-hydroxymethylpterin diphosphokinase MptE-like protein produces MEYSEWEPVYLEIVKDLGLEIDEDENSVRAMKALTLNSDLVMDDVLIDLIGRNVTVFGDAGSLEDDIGKTEPCGTLISAGSATERVLEAGIVPHMVVTDLDGNVDSQIEASGSGAVTLVLAHGDNYDAVARYVREFRGPLILTTQSRPFGTVMNYGGFTDGDRSVCTARHFGAKRILLEGFDFKKPRLKPRDDMERSMKKLEWARRIIYEMNPPDVDIVMP; encoded by the coding sequence TTGGAATATTCGGAGTGGGAGCCCGTATACCTTGAAATAGTGAAGGACCTCGGCCTCGAGATCGACGAGGACGAGAACTCGGTCAGGGCCATGAAGGCTCTGACGCTGAACTCCGACCTTGTGATGGACGACGTCCTCATCGACCTTATAGGGCGCAATGTCACCGTCTTCGGGGACGCGGGATCGCTTGAAGACGATATCGGAAAAACAGAACCTTGCGGGACCCTGATATCTGCAGGCTCTGCGACGGAGAGGGTGTTGGAAGCGGGGATCGTGCCGCATATGGTGGTCACCGACCTCGACGGAAACGTGGACTCCCAGATCGAGGCCAGCGGCTCGGGCGCGGTGACGCTGGTACTGGCTCACGGCGACAATTACGACGCGGTCGCGCGTTATGTTAGAGAGTTCAGGGGACCGCTCATACTGACGACCCAGAGCCGTCCGTTCGGAACGGTCATGAACTACGGAGGATTCACCGACGGGGACCGTTCGGTCTGCACAGCGAGACATTTCGGCGCCAAAAGGATACTTCTCGAAGGATTCGATTTCAAAAAGCCCAGACTTAAGCCCAGGGACGATATGGAACGTTCAATGAAAAAGCTTGAATGGGCCCGGAGGATCATCTATGAGATGAACCCTCCCGATGTGGATATCGTCATGCCTTAA